In Salmo trutta chromosome 28, fSalTru1.1, whole genome shotgun sequence, one DNA window encodes the following:
- the LOC115166088 gene encoding chemokine-like protein TAFA-5 produces the protein MQSGKGMKNLSAGGGASLCCLLLLWVIYSHLLREGQLAVGTCEIVTLNRDSSVPRRTIDRQTARCACRRGQIAGTTRARPACVDARIVRGRQWCEMAPCLEGEVCGLLFNRSGWTCTKGSGRIKTVTPLPKEPS, from the exons ATGCAGTCGGGAAAGGGAATGAAGAACCTCTCGGCAGGTGGAGGAGCGTCGCTCTGCTGTCTGTTGCTCCTGTGGGTCATCTACTCCCATCTCCTGAGAGAGG GCCAGTTGGCGGTGGGCACGTGTGAGATCGTGACGCTCAACAGAGACAGCAGCGTGCCCAGGCGCACCATCGACCGTCAGACTGCCCGCTGTGCCTGCAGGAGAGGCCAGATCGCGGGCACCACGCGAGCCAGGCCTGCCTGCGTCGACG CGCGTATCGTGAGGGGCAGACAGTGGTGTGAGATGGCGCCCTGCTTGGAGGGGGAGGTGTGTGGCCTCCTCTTCAACCGCTCTGGCTGGACCTGTACCAAAGGCAGTGGCCGTATCAAGACAGTCACG